In Streptomyces sp. NBC_00878, a single window of DNA contains:
- a CDS encoding Ppx/GppA phosphatase family protein produces MRLGVLDVGSNTVHLLVVDAHPGARPLPAHSHKAELRLAELLDESGAIDSVGVDKLIAVVQEALQAAEDKGVEDLLPFATSAVREASNADDVLARVRAETGVELQVLTGAEEARLTFLAARRWFGWSAGKLLVLDIGGGSLEIAYGIDEEPDAAASLPLGAGRLTAGWLPNDPADPEDIRALRRHVRAQIARTVGEFSRFGAPDHVVATSKTFRQLARIAGAARSADGLYVQRELKRRSLEDWVPRLASMTAAERAELPGVSDGRAGQLLAGAIVAAGAMDLFGVETLEICPWALREGVILRSLDQMASP; encoded by the coding sequence ATGAGACTCGGTGTCCTCGACGTGGGTTCGAACACGGTGCATCTGCTGGTGGTGGATGCACACCCTGGCGCGCGCCCGTTGCCCGCGCATTCGCACAAGGCGGAGTTGCGGCTCGCCGAACTCCTCGACGAGAGCGGCGCGATCGATTCCGTAGGAGTCGACAAACTGATCGCCGTCGTCCAGGAGGCGCTCCAGGCCGCCGAGGACAAGGGCGTCGAGGACCTGCTGCCGTTCGCGACCTCCGCGGTGCGCGAGGCCAGCAACGCCGACGACGTGCTCGCCCGGGTCCGCGCCGAGACCGGCGTCGAGCTCCAGGTCCTCACCGGCGCCGAGGAGGCGCGGCTCACCTTCCTCGCAGCCCGCCGCTGGTTCGGCTGGTCGGCGGGGAAGCTGCTCGTCCTCGACATCGGCGGCGGCTCCCTGGAGATCGCGTACGGCATCGACGAGGAGCCGGACGCGGCGGCCTCCCTGCCGCTGGGCGCGGGCCGGCTCACCGCGGGCTGGCTGCCGAACGACCCCGCGGACCCGGAGGACATCAGGGCCCTGCGCCGCCATGTGAGGGCCCAGATCGCCCGTACGGTCGGGGAGTTCAGCCGCTTCGGTGCCCCCGACCACGTGGTCGCGACCTCCAAGACCTTCCGGCAGCTCGCGCGCATCGCGGGTGCCGCGCGCTCGGCCGACGGCCTGTACGTCCAGCGCGAACTCAAGCGCCGCTCCCTGGAGGACTGGGTCCCGCGCCTCGCCTCCATGACCGCCGCCGAACGCGCCGAACTCCCCGGTGTCTCTGACGGCCGCGCCGGCCAGCTCCTGGCCGGCGCCATCGTCGCCGCGGGCGCCATGGACCTCTTCGGCGTGGAAACCCTCGAAATCTGCCCCTGGGCCCTCAGAGAGGGCGTAATCCTCCGAAGCCTGGACCAGATGGCTTCCCCGTAG
- a CDS encoding sugar phosphate isomerase/epimerase codes for MAEPVVRIPDAKVALSTASVYPESTATAFEIAARLGYDGVEVMVWTDPVSQDIEALRRLSDYHQVPILAIHAPCLLITQRVWSTDPWIKLQRARAAAEKLGASTVVVHPPFRWQRQYARDFVTGIWQMANETDVRFAVENMYPWRYRDREMLAYAPDWDVTKDDYRHFTIDLSHTATARTDALQMIDRMSDRLGHVHLADGNGSNKDEHLVPGRGTQPCAELLERLALSGFDGHVVIEVNTRRAMSSAEREADLAEALAFTRLHLASAVRAVPGGGPRP; via the coding sequence GTGGCAGAACCAGTCGTGCGGATCCCGGATGCGAAGGTCGCCCTGTCCACGGCCTCCGTGTACCCCGAGTCGACGGCGACCGCCTTCGAGATCGCCGCACGCCTCGGCTACGACGGCGTCGAGGTCATGGTGTGGACCGACCCGGTCAGCCAGGACATCGAGGCCCTCCGCCGCCTCAGCGACTACCACCAGGTCCCGATCCTCGCGATTCACGCCCCCTGCCTGCTCATCACCCAGCGCGTCTGGTCCACCGACCCGTGGATCAAGCTCCAGCGCGCCCGGGCGGCCGCCGAGAAGCTCGGGGCGAGCACGGTCGTCGTACACCCCCCGTTCCGCTGGCAGCGCCAGTACGCGCGTGACTTCGTCACCGGGATCTGGCAGATGGCGAACGAGACAGATGTGCGGTTCGCCGTCGAAAACATGTACCCCTGGCGCTACCGCGACCGCGAGATGCTCGCCTACGCCCCGGACTGGGACGTCACGAAGGACGACTACCGCCACTTCACGATCGACCTCAGCCACACCGCGACCGCCCGCACGGACGCACTCCAGATGATCGACCGCATGAGCGACCGCCTGGGCCACGTCCATCTCGCCGACGGCAACGGCTCCAACAAGGACGAGCACCTCGTCCCCGGCCGCGGCACACAGCCCTGCGCCGAGCTGCTGGAACGCCTCGCCCTGTCCGGTTTCGACGGTCACGTCGTCATCGAGGTCAACACCCGCCGAGCCATGTCCAGCGCCGAACGCGAGGCCGACCTCGCGGAGGCCCTCGCCTTCACCCGGCTCCACCTGGCCTCGGCCGTCAGAGCTGTCCCCGGCGGGGGACCGCGCCCGTGA
- a CDS encoding TetR/AcrR family transcriptional regulator produces the protein MTNAAPRRRGRPSHADSADTPAARDRILAAAREEFSERGYEKTSVRGIAKAAGVDSALVHHYFGTKEQVFEASIEVAFGPLLSAPGSIAEGPLDGVGERLARFFFGVWENPATRKALLAIIRSAVNNEVAASVFRRLISAQLLRRVAAQLDTPDAELRAELAAAQLVGIAMLRYVIKVEPLASANPEQIIERVAPAIQAHLAAPRP, from the coding sequence GTGACCAACGCCGCCCCGCGCCGCCGGGGACGCCCCTCCCACGCGGACTCCGCGGACACTCCGGCCGCCCGCGACCGCATCCTGGCGGCGGCTCGCGAGGAGTTCTCCGAGCGGGGGTACGAGAAGACGTCCGTACGCGGCATCGCCAAGGCCGCGGGCGTGGACTCCGCGCTCGTGCACCACTACTTCGGCACCAAGGAACAGGTCTTCGAGGCGTCCATCGAGGTCGCCTTCGGGCCCCTCCTGAGCGCCCCGGGCTCGATCGCGGAAGGCCCCCTCGACGGTGTCGGAGAGCGGCTGGCCCGCTTCTTCTTCGGGGTCTGGGAGAACCCGGCCACCCGCAAGGCGCTGCTCGCGATCATCCGCTCAGCCGTGAACAACGAGGTCGCGGCCTCGGTCTTCCGCCGCCTCATCTCGGCCCAGCTGCTGCGCCGCGTCGCCGCCCAGCTGGACACGCCGGACGCCGAACTGCGTGCCGAGCTCGCGGCGGCCCAGCTCGTGGGCATCGCGATGCTGCGGTACGTGATCAAGGTCGAGCCCCTGGCCTCGGCGAACCCGGAGCAGATCATCGAGAGGGTGGCCCCGGCGATCCAGGCCCACCTGGCCGCGCCCCGTCCTTAG